A genomic region of bacterium contains the following coding sequences:
- a CDS encoding adenylate kinase: MVLVILGRQGSGKGTQAALLAERYGVVHVSTGDMLRAAVAAGTELGLRAKAVMDAGNLVGDDIMIGIVGERLADNDIQAHGVLLDGFPRTTAQADALAEILGGTGPDLAINLDVPIAEVTERMLARGRDDDTEEAISRRLELYEAETAPLLAWFEERSRLTVVDGLGTEDEVFARLSEVIDGL, from the coding sequence TTGGTGCTGGTCATACTGGGCCGCCAGGGCTCAGGCAAGGGAACCCAGGCTGCGCTCTTGGCCGAACGATATGGGGTGGTTCACGTCTCTACCGGCGACATGCTGCGGGCCGCGGTGGCTGCGGGCACCGAGCTGGGGCTTCGGGCCAAAGCCGTGATGGACGCCGGCAACCTGGTGGGCGACGACATCATGATCGGAATCGTGGGCGAGCGGCTGGCCGACAACGACATTCAGGCCCACGGCGTGTTGTTGGACGGATTCCCCCGCACCACCGCCCAAGCCGATGCTCTCGCCGAAATCTTGGGGGGCACCGGCCCCGACTTGGCCATAAATCTGGACGTTCCCATCGCCGAGGTCACCGAACGGATGCTGGCACGAGGACGAGACGACGACACTGAAGAGGCCATTTCTCGCCGACTGGAGCTCTATGAAGCCGAGACCGCTCCTCTACTGGCCTGGTTCGAGGAGCGGAGTCGTCTGACCGTCGTTGATGGGCTGGGAACCGAAGACGAGGTATTCGCCCGTTTATCCGAGGTCATCGATGGCTTGTGA
- the rpmD gene encoding 50S ribosomal protein L30, protein MAIKVTQIRSQIGTRPKQRGTLRALGLRGIGQTNTLPDAPEIRGMIDKVSHLISWEETDEL, encoded by the coding sequence ATGGCGATCAAGGTCACCCAGATCCGATCTCAGATCGGTACCCGGCCCAAGCAGCGGGGCACACTGCGGGCCTTGGGCCTACGCGGCATCGGCCAGACCAACACTTTGCCGGATGCCCCCGAGATCAGGGGAATGATCGACAAGGTGTCCCACCTGATCTCTTGGGAGGAGACCGACGAGTTATGA
- the rpsM gene encoding 30S ribosomal protein S13, with amino-acid sequence MARIAGVDIPREKRTVVSLTYIYGIGPTLARQVCAEAGIDESTRLRDLTDEEVARLRNFIESNLRVEGDLRRETSQDVKRKMEIGCYQGLRHRRGLPVRGQRTHTNARTRKGPKKTVAGKKKVMKK; translated from the coding sequence ATGGCTCGTATCGCCGGCGTTGACATACCCCGGGAGAAGCGCACCGTTGTCTCCCTCACCTACATCTACGGCATCGGGCCGACGCTGGCCCGTCAAGTGTGCGCAGAGGCCGGAATCGACGAGAGCACCCGGCTGCGCGACCTCACCGACGAAGAGGTGGCCCGACTGCGCAATTTCATTGAGAGCAACCTCCGGGTGGAGGGTGATCTCCGCCGGGAGACCAGCCAGGACGTCAAGCGCAAGATGGAGATCGGCTGCTACCAGGGCCTGCGCCACCGCCGGGGCCTCCCTGTGCGCGGCCAGCGCACCCACACCAACGCTCGCACCCGCAAAGGGCCGAAGAAGACCGTGGCCGGAAAGAAAAAGGTGATGAAGAAGTGA
- the rpmJ gene encoding 50S ribosomal protein L36: MKVRPSVKKICDKCRVIRRHGRVRVICSNPRHKQRQG; this comes from the coding sequence TTGAAAGTCCGTCCCAGTGTGAAGAAAATCTGCGACAAGTGCAGGGTCATTCGCCGGCACGGGCGCGTGCGGGTGATCTGCTCCAACCCCCGACACAAGCAGAGGCAGGGCTGA
- the rpsE gene encoding 30S ribosomal protein S5 — protein MTDTSTSTPTPTPDGQLRDSRVININRVAKVVKGGRRFSFTALVVIGDGAGRVGLGYGKAKEVPLAIQKGTEEARRNLFRVPLAASTITHPIIGEMGAGRVLLKPAAPGTGVIAGGAARAILEEAGIGDVLCKSLGSPNHINVARATIAGLKALKRPDEVARHRGIPADEFVPAGMLAAYRESERLSAAAPDDDEE, from the coding sequence ATGACCGATACCTCGACTTCGACCCCGACACCGACTCCTGACGGCCAACTGCGCGATTCCCGGGTGATCAACATCAACCGGGTGGCCAAGGTGGTCAAGGGCGGCCGCCGATTCTCCTTCACCGCGCTGGTGGTAATCGGCGACGGCGCGGGACGGGTAGGATTGGGCTATGGCAAGGCCAAGGAGGTGCCCCTGGCCATCCAAAAGGGCACCGAGGAGGCCCGGCGCAACCTGTTCCGGGTTCCGCTGGCCGCATCCACCATCACCCACCCAATTATCGGCGAGATGGGCGCGGGGCGGGTGCTCTTGAAGCCAGCCGCGCCCGGTACCGGCGTGATCGCCGGGGGTGCCGCCCGGGCCATTCTGGAAGAGGCCGGCATCGGCGATGTGCTGTGCAAGTCGCTGGGCTCCCCCAACCACATCAACGTGGCTCGGGCCACTATCGCCGGGCTCAAAGCCCTCAAGCGCCCCGACGAGGTGGCTCGCCATCGGGGCATCCCCGCCGATGAGTTCGTGCCGGCCGGGATGCTGGCGGCTTACCGGGAGTCGGAGCGCCTGTCAGCTGCTGCGCCGGACGACGACGAGGAGTAG
- the secY gene encoding preprotein translocase subunit SecY, whose protein sequence is MFRVADLRNKILFTLSMLVIFRLGVAIPSPGVDLDAVDQLRNQADAGGVTGLLNFFSGGALSQFAIFALGIFPYITASIIMQVLGVVIPRIEQWQNQGAVGQRKITQWTRYLTIAIAIIQATSFSFLFHNGGGGFSLTGGNANQAIDLLPNFTAPRVFLVVLTLTAGTALLMWMGELITQKGIGNGMSLIIFASVVSTIPNQFSLVKASEGWGAVFVIAFMYLALLVAIVFVESGQRQIPVQFAKRVVGRRMAGGQSTYIPLKVNQSGVIPIIFASSVLYLPILLSAVLPSDSNPDQNTWGESVQNWVNTHLGDPADTVYLIVFALMIVGFAYFYTAITFDPVKQADQIRKQGGFIPGIRPGRQTERYLGRILSRITLPGALFIAAVAVIPAIALSQYIDSRSAAAYSFSGISVLIAVGVALETMKQIDSQLMMRNYEGFLK, encoded by the coding sequence ATGTTCCGGGTCGCCGACCTGCGGAACAAAATCCTGTTCACCCTGTCAATGCTGGTGATATTCCGCCTGGGCGTAGCCATCCCCTCCCCCGGCGTCGACCTCGACGCCGTGGACCAGCTCCGCAATCAAGCCGACGCCGGCGGCGTTACCGGGCTGTTGAACTTCTTCTCCGGCGGCGCCTTGTCGCAGTTCGCCATCTTCGCCCTGGGAATCTTCCCCTACATCACCGCGTCCATCATCATGCAGGTGCTGGGGGTGGTGATTCCCCGCATCGAGCAGTGGCAGAACCAGGGCGCGGTGGGTCAGCGCAAAATCACCCAGTGGACCCGGTACCTGACAATTGCGATCGCCATCATCCAGGCGACCTCGTTCTCCTTCCTGTTCCACAACGGCGGCGGCGGATTCAGCCTCACAGGCGGCAATGCCAACCAAGCCATCGACTTGCTGCCCAACTTCACCGCCCCCCGGGTATTCCTGGTGGTGCTCACCCTCACCGCCGGCACTGCGCTATTGATGTGGATGGGGGAGCTCATCACCCAAAAGGGCATCGGCAACGGCATGTCGCTGATCATCTTCGCCTCGGTGGTGTCCACCATTCCCAACCAGTTCTCGTTGGTGAAAGCTTCAGAGGGGTGGGGAGCGGTATTCGTCATCGCCTTCATGTACCTGGCTCTGCTGGTGGCAATCGTGTTCGTGGAAAGCGGCCAGCGCCAGATTCCGGTTCAGTTCGCCAAGCGGGTGGTAGGCCGCCGCATGGCCGGCGGACAGAGCACCTACATTCCGTTGAAGGTGAACCAGTCCGGAGTAATCCCCATCATCTTCGCCAGCTCGGTTCTGTACCTGCCCATTCTGCTCTCCGCCGTGCTGCCGTCAGACTCCAATCCCGATCAAAACACCTGGGGGGAGAGCGTCCAGAACTGGGTGAATACCCACTTGGGCGACCCGGCCGACACCGTGTACCTGATCGTCTTCGCCCTGATGATCGTAGGCTTCGCCTACTTCTACACTGCCATCACATTCGACCCGGTAAAGCAGGCCGACCAGATCCGCAAGCAGGGTGGGTTCATCCCCGGAATCCGACCCGGCCGCCAAACCGAGCGCTACCTGGGCCGCATTCTGTCTCGCATCACACTGCCGGGAGCCCTGTTCATCGCCGCGGTGGCTGTCATCCCCGCTATCGCCTTGTCCCAGTACATCGACAGCCGGAGCGCTGCGGCCTATAGCTTCAGCGGCATCTCCGTGCTCATCGCCGTGGGTGTGGCCCTCGAGACCATGAAGCAGATCGACAGCCAGCTCATGATGAGGAACTACGAGGGCTTCTTGAAGTAA
- the rplO gene encoding 50S ribosomal protein L15, with translation MKVHDLKPAPGSRKRPQRKARGIAGKGGKTAGRGTKGQRARSKIPVGFEGGQMPLARRVPKLRGFKNPFRMEYQAINLDVIEATGLDEITPEVLHQRGLLHKGAMAKVLARGELTRAVTVKAHGFSESAKAAILAAGGSVEVLPKPFTGRPPAKGNALTNR, from the coding sequence ATGAAGGTCCACGATCTGAAGCCGGCCCCGGGATCCCGCAAGCGTCCTCAGCGCAAGGCCCGCGGCATTGCCGGCAAGGGCGGCAAGACCGCCGGCCGAGGCACAAAAGGACAGCGGGCCCGGAGCAAGATCCCCGTCGGGTTCGAAGGCGGTCAGATGCCCTTGGCCCGCCGGGTGCCCAAGCTGCGGGGGTTCAAGAACCCATTCCGCATGGAGTACCAAGCCATCAACCTCGATGTCATCGAGGCCACCGGGCTGGACGAGATCACCCCAGAGGTGCTTCACCAGCGGGGGCTCTTGCACAAGGGCGCCATGGCCAAAGTTCTTGCCCGCGGCGAGTTGACCCGAGCCGTCACCGTCAAGGCCCATGGCTTCTCTGAATCGGCGAAGGCGGCCATCCTTGCCGCAGGCGGTAGCGTAGAGGTGTTGCCCAAGCCCTTCACCGGGCGCCCTCCGGCCAAGGGCAACGCCCTCACCAACCGATAG
- the rpsK gene encoding 30S ribosomal protein S11 has translation MAKPSAGGRRPRRRERKNISYGVAHIKSSFNNTIVTIADQQGNVISWASAGNVGFKGSRKSTPFAAQMAAEQAGRKAMEHGIRKVDVHVRGPGSGRETAIRSLQGVGIEITGIKDVTPIPHNGCRPAKRRRV, from the coding sequence ATGGCCAAGCCATCAGCCGGAGGGCGTCGGCCCCGCCGTCGGGAGCGCAAAAACATCTCCTACGGTGTGGCCCACATCAAGAGCTCCTTCAACAACACCATCGTGACCATCGCCGACCAACAGGGGAACGTCATCTCCTGGGCATCGGCGGGCAACGTCGGCTTCAAGGGATCGCGCAAGTCCACCCCGTTCGCGGCCCAGATGGCTGCCGAGCAGGCTGGACGCAAGGCCATGGAGCACGGCATCCGCAAAGTGGACGTACACGTCCGCGGACCGGGCTCGGGGCGCGAGACGGCCATCCGCTCGCTCCAGGGGGTGGGCATCGAGATAACCGGCATCAAGGACGTCACCCCCATCCCCCACAACGGGTGCCGCCCGGCAAAGCGGCGGAGG
- the infA gene encoding translation initiation factor IF-1 has translation MKGTVTESLPNAMFRVELENGHKVLTHISGKMRMHYIRILPGDRVQVELTPYDLQRGRITYRYK, from the coding sequence ATGAAAGGGACGGTCACCGAGTCTCTTCCCAATGCCATGTTCCGAGTTGAACTTGAGAACGGGCATAAGGTGCTGACCCACATCTCCGGCAAGATGCGGATGCACTACATCAGGATTCTCCCCGGCGACCGGGTCCAAGTGGAATTGACTCCCTACGACCTTCAACGGGGCCGGATCACCTACCGGTACAAATAG